A single window of Mugil cephalus isolate CIBA_MC_2020 chromosome 1, CIBA_Mcephalus_1.1, whole genome shotgun sequence DNA harbors:
- the slc1a1 gene encoding excitatory amino acid transporter 3 produces the protein MDMMGNKERRGVHFKGLLRRNWLLIATIVSVLLGISLGVVVREYASLSNLHKQYFGFPGEILMRMLKLVILPLIISSMITGVAALDSEVSGKIGLRAVVYYFSTTIIAVILGIILVMAIKPGVSQTAEHIDRAGTTPNVTTVDTLLDLIRNMFPENLVQACFQQYKTKRKELEPPKVVVNTNTTTTIPPLSTTIMAAVENITKDYKIIGSYSSGVNVLGLIVFCVAFGLVIGKMGEKGRILLEFFDALNEATMRLVQIIMCYMPVGILFLIAAKIIEVEDWEIFKKMGLYMVTVLSGLAIHSTICLPLIYFIIVRKNPYTFTLGMAQALVTALMISSSSATLPVTFRCAEENNRIDKRITRFVLPVGATINMDGTALYEAVAAIFIAQLNDYALDVGQIVTISITATVASIGAAGVPNAGLVTMVIVLTAVGLPASDVTLIVAVDWLLDRFRTMINVLGDAYGAGIVQKLSKRELERMDLTSDVDVANPFALEATLDDEECEKKSYVNGGFTVDKTDAISFTETSQF, from the exons aTGGACATGATGGGCAACAAAGAGCGACGAGGCGTGCATTTCAAAGGCTTGCTGAGGAGGAACTGGCTCCTGATTGCCACGATTGTGTCGGTGCTGCTCG GGATCAGTTTGGGGGTCGTGGTCCGAGAGTACGCGTCCCTCTCCAACCTCCACAAGCAGTACTTCGGCTTCCCGGGGGAGATCCTGATGCGGATGCTGAAGCTGGTCATCCTTCCTCTCATCATTTCGAGCATGATAACAG GCGTTGCAGCCCTGGACTCTGAGGTGTCGGGAAAGATCGGTCTGCGAGCCGTTGTTTATTACTTCTCAACAACCATCATTGCCGTCATCCTTG GAATTATTTTGGTCATGGCTATCAAACCCGGAGTGTCTCAGACGGCAGAACACATTGACAGAGCTGGGACCACGCCCAACGTTACCACGGTGGACACGCTCCTGGACCTGATCAG aaacatgtttccgGAAAACCTGGTGCAAGCTTGTTTTCAGCAG TACAAGACCAAGCGCAAAGAGCTGGAGCCTCCGAAGGTTGTAGTCAACACTAACACCACCACAACAATCCCACCTCTCTCCACTACCATCATGGCAGCAGTGGAG AACATCACCAAGGACTATAAAATCATCGGCTCATATTCGAGCGGAGTCAACGTACTGGGGCTTATCGTGTTCTGTGTTGCCTTTGGCCTCGTCATCGGGAAAATGGGAGAGAAGGGCCGCATCCTCCTGGAGTTCTTTGACGCCCTTAATGAAGCAACTATGAGACTGGTCCAGATAATTATGTG CTACATGCCAGTGGGGATCCTGTTCCTCATTGCTGCAAAAATCATTGAGGTGGAAGACTGGGAGATCTTCAAGAAGATGGGTCTTTATATGGTGACGGTGCTGAGTGG tctagCTATCCACTCCACCATCTGTCTGCCACTGATCTACTTCATAATTGTGAGGAAGAACCCGTACACATTCACGCTGGGAATGGCTCAGGCCCTGGTAACGGCACTCATGATCTCCTCCAG CTCTGCCACCCTGCCCGTCACCTTCCGATGTGCCGAGGAGAACAATCGCATCGACAAGAGGATCACCCGCTTCGTCCTCCCGGTGGGTGCCACCATCAACATGGACGGCACGGCGCTGTACGAGGCGGTGGCCGCCATCTTCATCGCGCAGCTTAATGACTATGCTCTGGACGTGGGCCAGATTGTCACTATCAG TATAACAGCTACAGTTGCCAGTATCGGAGCAGCCGGAGTCCCAAACGCTGGACTTGTCACCATGGTGATAGTCTTAACAGCTGTTGGGTTGCCGGCAAGTGATGTCACTCTGATAGTCGCTGTAGATTGGCTGCT GGATCGCTTCCGCACTATGATCAACGTCCTCGGCGATGCTTACGGCGCCGGCATCGTTCAGAAGCTGTCCAAGAGGGAGCTGGAGAGAATGGACCTGACCTCCGACGTGGATGTCGCCAACCCTTTCGCCCTGGAGGCCACGCTGGACGACGAAGAGTGCGAGAAGAAATCGTACGTCAACGGGGGCTTCACCGTCGACAAGACCGACGCCATCTCCTTCACGGAAACCTCCCAGTTTTAG